GTACGATGTGGACTTTCAGAAAGGCAGATTTGAATCGTTTTATGCAAGTCAGGCTGAAGTGCCGTCATATCTGTGTTACACAGCTTGTACTATAGCAATTCAAATGGAACCAATTACACCGCTCACACTGTAAATACATATCTGTGTCACTAGATGGCGGCGTGCTTCAGAGCTCGGTTTAGGGATAAACACTGCTCACAGAAGAAGCAGAGTAACGTGTGTCTGACTTCTGTCCACTTAAAAGGTTAGTAGAGTTTTAGTTTTACAGTGTAATATCTGTAATCCAGCTTTTAGAGAACTATAGTGGTCAGTAATTTCATGCAAAAAGACGTGACTATACGCTCTTTGCTCCCTCGAGCTCAGACAGAAGCTGCAGAAGTAGACACAGGAAGAGCACACCTCAAAGACTTTGACCTGAGGTGAGATTTGTACCAAcaatgatataataataataaaacatttcagtgaaaataggtgctttcataaatgtaaattgTAGTAAATACATAGTCTAAACACAATAAAGTTACTACAATACTTGTATACTGAATATAGATGATTTGATTTTACAGAAACTTGTATTATTGAAGTTTGACTGAGATGGGAACTGAGAATAAGGTAAACACATGTCTGCTTTCTCTTTGTTACCTCTCTGCCTTTTTCTTATTTGCTTAGGTTATtaggtccccccccccaccttactcttggtgtgtgtgtgtgtgtgtgtgtgtgtgtgtgtgtttgtgtgtgtgttttgtaggtGATCAGGTGTAAGGCTGCAGTGGCCTGGGAGCCAGGAAAACCACTGTGTATTGAAGAAGTGGAAGTTGCCCCACCCAGAGCTCATGAAGTCAGAATTAAGGTAAGCCTtaatatttgtatgtgtgtgtgtatatgtatatatatatatgtgtgtgtatatgtatatatatatatatatgtgtgtgtatatgtatatatatatatatatgtgtgtgtatatgtatatatatatatgtgtgtgtatatatatatatatatatacatccatccatccattatccaccacttatccgggtccgggtcgtggGGGAAGCTGTCAGAGTAaggaaacccagacctccctctccccagccaacgcctccagctcctccgggggtataccgaggcgttcccaggccagtcgagacatgtagtctctccagcgtgttcttggtctgccccggggccttctccccattggacatgctcggaacacctcaccaggaaggcgcccaggaggcatccgaaccagacgtccaaaccacctcaactggctcctctcgacatggaggagcagtggttccactccgagtctctcccggatgtccggctgtctctaagggagagtccagacaccctgcggagaaaactcatttcagccgcttgtacccacgacctcattctttcggtcactacccaaagctcgtgaccagaGCCCAcatgacgctgcaccgatccgcctgtcaatttCCCGCtccatatattttaattaatgttgTGTACATGTGTGCAGATTGTAGCAAGTGGTGTGTGTCACACAGACTGGGCATATCTGTACGAGTGTGGAAAAGGAATGGCTCCTAGACCATTTCCATTGGTGCTCGGACATGAGGGGGCCGGTGTGGTAGAGAGTGTAGGCGCAGGAGTTTGTGGCTTCGCTCCAGgttaaaacacacacgcacaataAATTGTTCTTTGCTACAGTGTGCTTCGATATTTCATCTATTAACAACACAACTGTGCAGCTGTATCATATGCAATCATAAAATTGTATAATGccactatttttatttaatagttttTCATTACTGTTGTTATATTGTTTTTCAGGAGATAAGGTGATCCCCTTGTTCCTGCCCCAGTGTAAAAAGTGTGAGCGCTGTCTGAGCCCAAAAACAAACCTGTGCACGGAAAACTGGTAAGGAAATGCTTCAGAGTTTGAATATGAGAAATATAtaatgattttggtagaattaatttaactctctctctctctctttctctctctctctctctctctctctctctctcagggagaATACCCAGCAGGGTGTATTATCAGACAACAAGAGCAGAATCAGCTGTAGGGGTCAGCAGGTGCATCAGTTTATTGGCGTGAGCAGTTTCAGTGAGTTTACAGTTGTTCCAGAAAACAATGTCACCAAAATCCACACTGATGCTCCACTGGACACGGTCTGTCTGCTCGGCTGCGGAGTCGCAACTGGATACGGAGCTGTTCTGAACTCGGGCAAAGTGCGCGCGTGTGAGAGATGATGTGTGCATGCAACATTCATGCctcagtaaacacacaccacccaccactGGGTGGGGGTTTTAAGTAATAGactgatttaaaaacatttacgtggaaatgattaaattcactgaagcacttttttttttaaataaataagcttGTCAGTCACAGTAAGTCTGTTCTACGTGCACAGGTAGAGTCCGGCTCTGCGTGTGCTGTGTTTGGTTTGGGAGCTGTGGGTCTGGCGGCTGTTTTGGGTTGTAAAACCGCTGGAGCCAGCCGGATCATCGGCATCGACCTCAACCCGGACAAAGCGGAGATTGCCAAGAAATTCGGTGTGACTGAGTTTGTTAACCCGAAAGACCACAGCAGACCTATTCAGGAGGTTCTTAGGGAGATGACCAATGGAGGCTTGGACTACTGCTTTGAGTGTGTGGGGAATGTGGCTGTTATGGTGAGtgtagtattttattattattaaaattagaaCAGTTATCAGCCAAGATCAAATATAATCTAGACAAAGAAACACACTCTGGCCCAAATATAAGCCTGCACTTAAAAGCCTGTCCAGTGGTGTTATTACAGTACACACGGTCTGTCTTTGTGACTGGGCAAACAGTTTGCGTTTTTTGTtgctatttattcattcattcattcattatctgtaagcgcttatccagttcagggtcgcggtgggtccagagcctacctggaatcattgggcgcaaggcggggaatacaccctggagggggcgccagtccttcacagggcaacacagacacacacacacacacattcactcacagctacggacactttggagtcaccaatccacctaccaccgtgggtttttggaccatgggaggaaacccgcgcggacacggggagaacacaccaactcctcacagagggtcacccggagcgagaatcgaacccacaacctccaggtcccaggagctgtgtgactgcgacactacctgctgcgtcaccgtgccgccctgctgctgtttatatattttaataatatatatattataagatTTGGAgtagaaatataataaatgaataataaagaaTCAAGGCATATTTTATGTTTAGCAATGAGTCATGCCTCTACATTGATTGTTATTTTAACTGCAAATTTTTCTGCACTCAATGTATGTTGTATTGTGGATTTTGACCAACAGAGGGCAGCACTGGAATCCTCTAAACCTGCATGGGGGACCTGTGTGATCGTGGGCTGGACAGAGCTGGAGGAGCTCTCCCTGGCACCCATTGACATCCTGCTGGGGCGGACTCTGAAGGGCACTTACTTTGGTGGTAAGAAGAGGTGTCATTATTTTACtcctgtattattattgttttaaatgaataaaaataaatgaaactacAATGATTATgtaatactattattattattataaaccgtagtttattaacattttttaactGTAGGGTGGAAGAGTGTGGATGAAGTGCCCAGGTTGGTAGAGGATTACATGAATGGCCGGCTGCCTTTGGATGAatttgtgacacacacactctctctggaCCAGATTAATCAGGCCTTTGATCTCCTGGTCAGTGGAAAGAGGTGAGTCAGGCTTTAATCTGACCGTAAAAAAGTCTCAACAAAAAACAATTCTGGGGAAATATGTGATTGCGGTTTTCCAAAGCTGTGTTGTTATTTGCATGTCTGCATTTTCAGCCAATAAATCATGCTTTTGATGTCTGGGTTATTTTAGAATTTCTAACTGAGGGGTTCTTGAGATAAGAAAAAGAGGGTGTCAACTTTTAACAGTGCCTACTAGTTAAAATAAGGTCAAGTGACCCCTCTTCAAATGAGGGCATTAGGCTGCTTTAGCAGTTGCTGTAGTAAACCAACCAAgtgaaataatacacacacaccttcaatttcacccaaaaataagTATTGAGtggaggaataaaaaaaaaaaacaataactttTAAAGAACACTGTTTTTACAAGAAgactgtttctttctctctctctctctctctctctctctctctctctctcagtatccGGACAGTGATAAAGATGTGAGATGAAGCCGTGTGCTTTGTGAGTTCCACACCTGGAGCGGAAGGATAGGTTGAAACGTGCCCTGgattaaatcaaataaaagaTTAACGTTCTGATTGATATTCTAGAATAATGACTGGCATTTGAAAACATCTTTCAGTGCTATAAATGCGCACTAATAACGAAACATGAGATCATTGGAGACAATACCCTTTAACCTTTCATTGATTGGTGCTGGTTCAGAGGAAGTGCGGGTGAGTGTGTCTTGCTATGAATTCTGTGTAATGTAGGAACCATCTGGTACACCTCTAGAGGGTAAACCAAGAATATAAGAAACCTATAACAGGTTAAGAGAACTGTTTATAGCCTTCATATAAGAAACGTTGTTATTACTATGGACTGCTTATGTACTGTGAAAACAGCTCAGAACCCACTGAATGTATATGTAATCGTTCGCATGTAAAATGGTTTGATCCACAGTGCTTGACGATGTACAAATGTGTCAGATCCCACTGCTGCAGCCGTGACAACGGGAACAGCATGAGTTGCCATAGCGACTGGTCTCAGTCACCATAGCAACAGCATCACGTAGCAGTAATCCTTGGAAAGCACTGCTAATTAATGACAAACTACCTCTGTACATCTTTTAAACCTGCAGATCCCTTGATGTCTTTACAGTCAGAATTGAGGAAGAAGTGTAAATCACAGCAATGTTGGCTTGTATTTGTGATGGGACAGCTTTTAAAAGTGTGAGAGCTTGTACCAGTTTCCTGTTGTGTTTTCTAGGGGGTAGTAGTGGGTGATTTCAGCACAGCAGGTCGGGGTCCAGCCTCCACTATACCATGTAAAACAAGTTAGTGTTCCAATACCATTGCCTACCTCCagtaacatttaaaacattgaaaaactGTGCAGTCTCATGTGAGCTACAAGGTCATAGACCATCTCTATGATAGGTGTTTCCCATAAAATGACCCAGTTTGAGCTACTTACTGAAATATATTCTCATtgagactcaagtgtccgtaggtgtgagagtgtgtcaccctgtaaaggactggcgcccccttcagggtgtgttcctgccttgcaggattccagtgattccaggtaagttcaggacccaccgtgaccctgaactggagaagcggttacagatagatggatggatattctCATTAAGTGATATGTAATTCCTGAGCCACTAGGTGGCGATATTGTACCATTAAATATTCTATAAACAGTTCTCCATTCTGCAGGGGTCAATGTGCTCCGCTTTACTGTCATCATCACTGTCACAGATAGTGTCCAGTTTTCCCCAGACTGACTCTTTATGTGAATTAGCGCTGTCTGTGTTTAGATATACATCAGTCCCAGATGTGACCGCTGGGCTTCCTGGTGACCGTTGCTGCCCTCTAAAATTGATATCTGTCTTCAAAAAACAGTATCATCTGACACTGTTGTCTTACAGTACACGCTGGGAGTGGAGGTCTAGGAAAAATAGAAGTTGGTCACGTTTAAGGGGACATGCCGCTGGGGGCTGAGGGCAGGGAGTTTCTGAGAGAACTTTGACCaatgtaatattatatattgaTTTAATCTAAAGTGCTCTGGAGGCCCATTTAAACAGTTGTGCTCTGTCAGAGGCCGAGACGAAGCGCTGGCTGGGGAATGCCAGGCCGTGATGGACTGAGATAGCTGTCTAAGAATTTACTTTATTGAAGTTCCATTCAGATCAAatggatttctctctctctgtcgtcagccaccctctctcctcctcttttccatctttatttaaaatggaaaaataaagaaGACAAACTTGGCAtgctgcctttctctctctctccctttttttttctttttttcacccctttttctttctctgtccctctctttgCCCTACACACTGCCATTTTTAAATTGGCTttaatctctgtgtgtgtgtgtttgtgtaatcaATCAGTGTTTCAAAGCTGTGATGGAAGCTCTCAGAGGGAAATGAAGAAGGGAGGAGGCTGAAATACAGACATCAAAAGAGGGAAGAAAAGAGACGAGTCGGGGCAGGTGCTCATTCAGTTTACTTAGTTTTAAATCCAGAGAAAATCAGGAGGGACAACAGAGAAAAATGGCTCCGCTGCATCAGCGGGTTGAATCGAGCTCCTGCTGTCACTTTCACTCAGA
This region of Hoplias malabaricus isolate fHopMal1 chromosome 17, fHopMal1.hap1, whole genome shotgun sequence genomic DNA includes:
- the LOC136673275 gene encoding alcohol dehydrogenase class-3-like, producing the protein MGTENKVIRCKAAVAWEPGKPLCIEEVEVAPPRAHEVRIKIVASGVCHTDWAYLYECGKGMAPRPFPLVLGHEGAGVVESVGAGVCGFAPGDKVIPLFLPQCKKCERCLSPKTNLCTENWENTQQGVLSDNKSRISCRGQQVHQFIGVSSFSEFTVVPENNVTKIHTDAPLDTVCLLGCGVATGYGAVLNSGKVESGSACAVFGLGAVGLAAVLGCKTAGASRIIGIDLNPDKAEIAKKFGVTEFVNPKDHSRPIQEVLREMTNGGLDYCFECVGNVAVMRAALESSKPAWGTCVIVGWTELEELSLAPIDILLGRTLKGTYFGGWKSVDEVPRLVEDYMNGRLPLDEFVTHTLSLDQINQAFDLLVSGKSIRTVIKM